The genomic DNA atgggagaggggaacctccattccctaaagaatgaggacatgtcagatgtcctggtagggaacccctcatcttgatgtggcgtagacggaggaattaggagtaggggatggagtctttgcaggaagcagggtgggaagaagtgtagacaaggtagttgtggactgtcagtgggtttgtaatagatgtcagcctgtgatggagactgaaatCAAGAAAGGCGATGGTggtgtcaaagatggtccaagtgaatttgagtgcaggatggaaattggtggtgaagttaatgaagtccatgagtcctggatgggtgcaggaggtagtaccgatgcacttgtcaatgtgacggagatagaggtcagggatagggccagtgtacgcctggaacagggattgttcaacacaatcaaactttaactaatttactgtaaaataattacggatgtttaaagtggcacgtcagaaactatgatcaaaaacaaagcagcagttgtagtaaggatgagaaatttgcagaatagtgaagtgcagagaattgtgctgaatgatgtcgcaggtgtcagaagcacaaaaactttgtggatgcactgattttattcaaaacatcCTTGGAGCAACTTATGCTGAATCactgagcatttacaaagatgcagtcagcccctttgccctgctgtcgttctcagcaactcccagctcatgatgttatttgacatctgcactttgcttttcacttgcccattttaacaaaccagttatcacactgggttagaagaattcttaaaaacttactgacgtgtaccttgttccttgggggatatcaaagacagaatccatcccccttgagtctttatcagaatcatctggtgattgataaatccctcctccccacaatctttcactagtcacgcctgtaaattatttcaattaacatcTCCGAGCAGCTCCATTAACACTGAAGCATTTACTAATCTGTCTTCGAAATCAGAGCGTGGATTTTTTGCTGAATGTGAtcatttctgtttccttctccagcgGTAGACGGCGTGACCCAAGGAGACTGTCATCCCTGCCCTCACTGCACTATAGCATTCACCACGGCGGAGAACCTTACAAGGCACTTAAGAAGGCATCCTGAAGCCTCCATACCAACCTTCTACTCCCAGAGTGGACACAGATCCACAAAGTAAACGTGAGCAGAGTCCGTTCACACCATCTGACGGAAGGAGGGCAATAGGGAAGTCAGGTGATATTCCAGGACAAATAACGGAGAGACAGCATGAATGTGCTGAATGTGGGAAGTGTTTCACGCGGGCAGGGAACCTCCACGAACACCAGCTGACCCACACCAGAGAGTGGCCGTACacgtgttctgtctgtgggaagggctttgcatgggcagggcacctccaccgacaccagcggacccacaccggagagaggccgtacacatgttctgtctgtgggaagggctttgcacactCAGGggacctccaccgacaccagcggacccacaccggagagaggccattcACATGTTCTGTTTGTGGGAAGAGCTTTGTAAACTCAGGgcacctccaccgacaccagcggacccacaccggagagaggccatacacatgttctgactgtgggaagagctttttttatctctctcagcAGAAAGCTCACACCTGCCGTGAAACGTGCCCCGTGTGTGGGAATGTTTTTAAGGACACAGCTGCTTTCACTGTTCACCTGCGAGCCTGTGTTGAACGGTAAAAGTTCACCAATTGTCAGTGTTAtaatttcctttatattatttaatttcttttatttcaattatttcctttTGAACTACGTTAAGTAATTA from Rhinoraja longicauda isolate Sanriku21f unplaced genomic scaffold, sRhiLon1.1 Scf000772, whole genome shotgun sequence includes the following:
- the LOC144591265 gene encoding histone-lysine N-methyltransferase PRDM9-like; the encoded protein is CEACETFFIEECPVHGPPIFMKDTVIDCNRPDRAHLTLPEGLSIATSKIRKADLGVWNEGKVIPRGIYFGPYEGEVSNEEEAAISGYSWAVSGSNSSSWKMLSSQANNDTEYIDAQDESKSNWMRFVNCARKEEERNLVACQHRGNIYYRTCKPVPPHCELLVWYGDDYAKDLGITWATMWMSNQDPKQGILKPPYQPSTPRVDTDPQSKREQSPFTPSDGRRAIGKSGDIPGQITERQHECAECGKCFTRAGNLHEHQLTHTREWPYTCSVCGKGFAWAGHLHRHQRTHTGERPYTCSVCGKGFAHSGDLHRHQRTHTGERPFTCSVCGKSFVNSGHLHRHQRTHTGERPYTCSDCGKSFFYLSQQKAHTCRETCPVCGNVFKDTAAFTVHLRACVER